The Lysobacter enzymogenes genome window below encodes:
- a CDS encoding cupin domain-containing protein translates to MTEPRIVRRDELSEFYIGERCHVVEHWNSADDASVSVARIRVAPGTTTQLHRLRGTAERYLIQSGFGRIEIGGLAPAELGPGDTAFIPADTAQRIANPGDGDLVFLAICTPRFVPECYENLEAQDA, encoded by the coding sequence ATGACCGAGCCGCGCATCGTCCGCCGCGACGAGCTGTCCGAGTTCTACATCGGCGAACGCTGCCACGTGGTCGAGCACTGGAATTCGGCCGACGACGCATCGGTGTCCGTCGCCCGCATCCGCGTCGCGCCGGGCACGACCACGCAGCTGCACCGGCTGCGCGGCACGGCCGAGCGCTATCTGATCCAGAGCGGCTTCGGCCGCATCGAGATCGGCGGGCTCGCGCCGGCCGAGCTCGGTCCGGGCGACACCGCTTTCATTCCCGCCGACACCGCGCAACGCATCGCCAATCCCGGCGACGGCGATCTGGTGTTCCTGGCGATCTGCACGCCGCGCTTCGTGCCCGAGTGCTACGAAAACCTGGAGGCGCAAGACGCATGA
- a CDS encoding ADP-ribosylglycohydrolase family protein, with product MSAQTDHEALRPRYLGCLLGLACGDAVGTTVEFKPRGSFAPLTGMTGGGPFGLRAGEWTDDTSMALCLGASLLHCRGFDPRDQMNRYCNWRAHGYMSSNGECFDIGTTVSAALERYLRSGDPYAGDPNPRTAGNGALMRLAPVPMLWRRDPERTRRYAAESTRTTHGAAEALDCSRLFASQLRAALMGAGKEAVLTPAMPPPQSEKVAALHARAYAGKREDEIRGSGYSVESLEAALWCFLHTDSFEAAILRAANLGDDADTTAAICGQIAGAHYGVEAIPPAWLQRLVMREDIAAMADALLVLSEEPFEAEPFDAASADAAPTEPPR from the coding sequence ATGAGCGCGCAGACCGATCATGAGGCGCTGCGCCCGCGCTACCTCGGCTGCCTGCTCGGGCTGGCCTGCGGCGACGCGGTCGGCACCACGGTCGAGTTCAAGCCGCGCGGCAGTTTCGCGCCGTTGACCGGGATGACCGGCGGCGGCCCGTTCGGCCTGCGCGCCGGCGAGTGGACCGACGACACCTCGATGGCGCTGTGCCTCGGCGCGAGCCTGCTGCACTGCCGCGGCTTCGACCCGCGCGACCAGATGAACCGGTACTGCAACTGGCGCGCGCACGGCTACATGAGCAGCAACGGCGAGTGCTTCGATATCGGCACGACCGTGTCCGCGGCGCTGGAGCGTTATCTGCGCAGCGGCGATCCCTATGCCGGCGACCCGAACCCGCGCACGGCCGGCAACGGCGCGCTGATGCGGCTGGCGCCGGTGCCGATGCTGTGGCGGCGCGATCCCGAGCGCACCCGCCGCTACGCGGCCGAGTCCACCCGCACCACCCACGGCGCGGCCGAAGCGCTGGATTGCTCGCGCCTGTTCGCCAGCCAGCTGCGCGCGGCGCTGATGGGCGCAGGCAAGGAGGCGGTGTTGACCCCGGCGATGCCGCCGCCGCAAAGCGAGAAAGTCGCGGCGCTGCACGCACGCGCGTACGCCGGCAAGCGCGAGGACGAAATCCGCGGCAGCGGCTACAGCGTCGAATCGCTGGAAGCGGCGCTGTGGTGTTTCCTGCACACCGATTCGTTCGAAGCGGCGATATTGCGCGCGGCCAATCTCGGCGACGACGCCGACACGACCGCGGCGATCTGCGGACAGATCGCCGGTGCGCATTACGGCGTGGAGGCGATTCCGCCGGCGTGGCTGCAACGTCTGGTCATGCGCGAGGACATCGCGGCGATGGCCGACGCGTTGCTGGTCCTGTCCGAAGAACCGTTCGAGGCCGAACCGTTCGATGCGGCGTCGGCCGACGCGGCGCCGACCGAACCGCCGCGTTGA
- a CDS encoding helix-turn-helix transcriptional regulator translates to MLKTSTRLLRLLSLLQSRRHWTGAELCERLEVDARTVRRDVDRLRELGYPVQASTGVGGGYRLAAGATLPPLLLDDDEAVAMVVALRSAASSVARIEDTAVGLLGKLDQLLPARLRRRVGALYSVTLSLGQNEESPDVDTLTELAGACRDHRLLELDYNDRGGRASQRTIEPLRLVNSGRRWYLLAWDRSRDDWRLFRADRMRALRCGGGFVPRKFPEDVAAYVQRSIRHIGTGDALRVRLHGNAEQLAPSLPPWCGLLEHIDERHSLLHVRGDSAEEVLALLALTGVEFELIDRDERLPQLREAAQRLLRGLEAPAP, encoded by the coding sequence ATGCTCAAGACCTCGACCCGACTGCTGCGACTGCTGTCGCTGCTGCAATCGCGCCGCCACTGGACCGGGGCGGAACTGTGCGAACGGCTGGAAGTGGACGCGCGTACGGTCCGCCGCGACGTCGACCGGCTGCGCGAGCTCGGCTACCCGGTACAGGCCTCGACCGGGGTCGGCGGCGGCTACCGGCTGGCCGCCGGCGCGACCTTGCCGCCGCTGCTGCTCGACGACGACGAGGCGGTGGCGATGGTGGTCGCGCTGCGCAGCGCCGCCAGCAGCGTGGCGCGGATCGAGGACACCGCGGTCGGCCTGCTCGGCAAGCTCGACCAGTTGCTGCCGGCGCGGCTGCGGCGGCGGGTCGGCGCGCTGTACTCGGTGACCCTGAGCCTGGGCCAGAACGAGGAAAGCCCCGACGTCGACACCCTGACCGAGCTCGCCGGCGCCTGCCGCGACCACCGCCTGCTGGAGCTCGATTACAACGACCGCGGCGGCCGCGCCAGCCAACGCACGATCGAGCCGCTGCGCCTGGTCAACAGCGGCCGGCGCTGGTACCTGCTGGCCTGGGACCGCAGCCGCGACGACTGGCGCCTGTTCCGCGCCGACCGCATGCGCGCGCTGCGCTGCGGCGGCGGCTTCGTGCCGCGCAAGTTCCCCGAGGACGTGGCCGCCTACGTGCAGCGGTCGATCCGCCACATCGGCACCGGCGACGCCCTGCGCGTGCGCCTGCACGGCAACGCCGAACAGCTCGCGCCGAGCCTGCCGCCGTGGTGCGGCCTGCTCGAACACATCGACGAACGCCACAGCCTGCTGCACGTGCGCGGCGACAGCGCCGAGGAAGTGCTGGCGCTGCTGGCGCTGACCGGGGTTGAGTTCGAACTGATCGACCGCGACGAACGTCTGCCGCAGTTGCGCGAAGCCGCGCAGCGGCTGTTGCGCGGGCTCGAAGCGCCGGCGCCGTAG
- a CDS encoding MmcQ/YjbR family DNA-binding protein has translation MDTTALKKHCRAYPGAEETLHAAPSNILVYSVGGKFFAYFKTSEPERWRFSFRTESDRFLELTGIPGVKPARFMGRHHWVTVVDVRQLPADYLRELVDWSYRRALGNLTRKRQAEALQDASEATRARLTPVKPPKARPRLPAPARSAHRAGGRS, from the coding sequence ATGGACACCACCGCGCTCAAAAAGCATTGCCGCGCCTATCCCGGCGCCGAAGAAACGCTCCATGCCGCGCCGTCCAACATCTTGGTCTACAGCGTCGGAGGAAAATTCTTCGCCTACTTCAAGACCAGCGAACCCGAACGCTGGCGCTTCAGCTTCCGCACCGAGTCCGATCGGTTCCTGGAGCTGACCGGCATCCCCGGCGTCAAGCCGGCGCGCTTCATGGGCCGCCACCACTGGGTCACCGTGGTCGATGTGCGCCAGCTGCCGGCCGACTACCTGCGCGAGCTGGTCGACTGGTCGTACCGGCGCGCGCTCGGCAACCTCACCCGCAAGCGCCAGGCAGAAGCCCTGCAAGACGCCAGCGAAGCGACGCGCGCGCGGCTCACCCCGGTGAAGCCGCCGAAAGCGCGCCCAAGGTTGCCAGCGCCTGCTCGATCCGCGCATCGAGCGGGTGGCCGTAGTTGA
- a CDS encoding GFA family protein, giving the protein MTVQTYQASCHCGAIRYEVDLDLDAGTSRCNCSMCTKLRKWGAIAKPEAFRLLKGDIAEMGHYQFGTFSGSYRFCKTCGVHAFGDGELEQLGGKYYAVNVACLDVDHSVFAAAPVRFMDGANNNWFETPAITSHL; this is encoded by the coding sequence ATGACCGTCCAGACCTACCAGGCCAGCTGCCACTGCGGCGCGATCCGCTACGAAGTCGACCTCGACCTGGACGCCGGCACCTCGCGCTGCAATTGTTCGATGTGCACCAAGCTGCGCAAGTGGGGCGCGATCGCCAAACCCGAAGCGTTCCGCCTGCTCAAGGGCGACATCGCCGAGATGGGCCACTACCAGTTCGGCACCTTCAGCGGCAGCTACCGCTTCTGCAAGACCTGCGGCGTGCATGCGTTCGGCGACGGCGAACTCGAGCAGCTCGGCGGCAAGTACTACGCGGTCAACGTCGCCTGCCTGGATGTGGACCACTCGGTCTTCGCCGCGGCGCCGGTGCGGTTCATGGACGGCGCCAACAACAACTGGTTCGAGACGCCGGCGATTACCTCGCATTTGTAA
- a CDS encoding amidohydrolase family protein, with amino-acid sequence MPSHRLLALALASALAAPAFAQTPAPAPQERKGQDADKPAAQLEQDALKPAGTDPARAPAATAKGASKGADKDEKKWDVSAAHGPTKSIAFDTDEGTWMDLDVAPDGREIVFSLLGDIYLLPIAGGQARRISQGPAWDVQPRFSPDGRQIAFTSDRGGGNNLWRMNRDGGNPVAVTKEDFRLLNNPAWTPDGQYLIGRKHFTGERSLGAGELWIYHAAAGGGGLQLTKQKNDQQDLGEPAVSPDGRYVYYSEDVTAGPSFQYNKNPHDTIYAIKRLDRQTGKSQTVIDTAGGAVRPQPSPDGKSLAFVKRIREKSVLHVLDLASGEARPVWDGLSHDMQEAWAIFGPYANFAWTPDSKSVVIWAQGKLWRVGIADGKPAQIPFNAHIEQTVAQALRFEQKLDAGRFDPKMIRDVATSADGKTLIFHAVGQLWRKRLPDGKPERLTGNDNLYEYQPSFSADGGKLLYTTWSDAALSAIYVTGAGGGGGKRLTQDKGFYYSPRFSPDGRRIVYAKTGGGGLTGSLWSVDRGIYVMNADGGKPTRVAASGESPQFSADGSRVYYLTGGGLKKKLMSVGLNGEDEREVFNLKYVDSISISPDGKWVAFTELFNAYVAPMMTGSGSVELSRDSKALPVAQVSADVGSYLHWSADSKSLHWMVGNQYHSRPLNQAFAFLPGAPATIAKPSSDERGVAVGLEVPVYAPKDTVAFTHARVVTMRDADKAQEVIEDATVVVRGDEIVAIGPSGSVAVPAGARSIDASGKTILPGYIDVHAHASHFGQGVVPQQNWAYYTNLSFGITTMHDPSATTEFVFSEAELVKAGKMVGPRVFSTGTVLYGADGDFKAVVNSLDDARSHLRRMKANGAFSVKSYNQPRREQHQQINQAARELGMLVVEEGGSTFNHNLPMILDGATGIEHNIPVAPLYKDVVELWRQTDVRNTPTLVVSYGGLSGEYWWYARDNVWEDKKLNRFFPRETLDARSIRRETAPDWDYWHVQVSKSVKKLRDAGIKIQVGGHGQLQGLSANWEIWMLTQGGMSNFEALRAATIDGADYLGLSKSLGSLEPGKKADLVVLNSNPLENIRATIDTRYVMVDGRLFDVDADMAEIGNQGEKAPLFYWQRHRDGRTFGAEYGPTSVCHCPKGHGPHPAHEDEAD; translated from the coding sequence ATGCCCAGCCACCGCCTGCTCGCCCTCGCGCTCGCCAGCGCGCTCGCCGCCCCGGCTTTCGCTCAAACGCCGGCGCCTGCGCCGCAGGAGCGCAAAGGCCAGGACGCCGACAAACCCGCCGCGCAGCTCGAACAGGACGCGCTGAAGCCCGCCGGCACCGATCCGGCGCGCGCGCCGGCGGCGACCGCCAAGGGCGCGTCGAAGGGCGCCGACAAGGACGAGAAGAAGTGGGACGTCAGCGCCGCGCACGGCCCGACCAAGAGCATCGCCTTCGACACCGACGAAGGCACCTGGATGGACCTCGACGTCGCCCCCGACGGCCGCGAGATCGTGTTCTCGCTGCTCGGCGACATTTACCTGCTGCCGATCGCCGGCGGCCAGGCGCGCCGCATCAGCCAAGGCCCGGCCTGGGACGTGCAGCCCCGGTTCTCGCCCGACGGCCGCCAGATCGCCTTCACCTCCGACCGCGGCGGCGGCAACAACCTGTGGCGCATGAACCGCGACGGCGGCAACCCGGTCGCGGTCACCAAGGAAGACTTCCGCCTGCTCAACAACCCGGCGTGGACGCCCGACGGCCAATACCTGATCGGCCGCAAGCACTTCACCGGCGAACGCTCGCTCGGCGCCGGCGAGCTGTGGATCTACCACGCCGCAGCCGGCGGCGGCGGCCTGCAGCTGACCAAACAGAAGAACGACCAGCAGGATCTCGGCGAACCGGCGGTGTCGCCGGACGGCCGCTACGTCTACTACTCCGAAGACGTCACCGCCGGGCCGAGCTTCCAGTACAACAAGAACCCGCACGACACCATCTACGCGATCAAGCGCCTGGACCGCCAGACCGGCAAGAGCCAGACCGTGATCGACACCGCCGGCGGCGCGGTGCGCCCGCAGCCCTCGCCCGACGGCAAGTCGCTGGCCTTCGTCAAGCGCATCCGCGAGAAGTCGGTGCTGCACGTGCTCGACCTCGCCAGCGGCGAAGCGCGGCCGGTGTGGGACGGGCTTTCGCACGACATGCAGGAAGCCTGGGCGATCTTCGGGCCTTACGCCAACTTCGCCTGGACCCCGGATTCCAAGTCGGTGGTGATCTGGGCGCAGGGCAAGCTGTGGCGCGTCGGCATCGCCGACGGCAAGCCGGCGCAGATTCCGTTCAACGCCCACATCGAGCAGACCGTGGCGCAGGCGCTGCGCTTCGAACAGAAGCTCGACGCCGGCCGCTTCGACCCGAAGATGATCCGCGACGTCGCCACCAGCGCCGACGGCAAGACCCTGATCTTCCACGCGGTCGGCCAGCTGTGGCGCAAGCGCCTGCCCGACGGCAAGCCCGAGCGCCTGACCGGCAACGACAACCTCTACGAATACCAGCCCAGCTTCAGCGCCGACGGCGGCAAGCTGCTCTACACCACCTGGTCGGACGCCGCGCTCAGCGCGATCTACGTGACCGGCGCGGGCGGCGGCGGCGGCAAGCGCCTGACCCAGGACAAGGGTTTCTACTACAGCCCGCGTTTCTCGCCCGACGGACGCCGCATCGTCTACGCCAAGACCGGCGGCGGCGGCCTCACCGGCAGCCTGTGGTCGGTGGACCGCGGCATCTACGTGATGAACGCCGACGGCGGCAAGCCCACGCGCGTGGCCGCCAGCGGCGAGTCGCCGCAGTTCAGCGCCGACGGCAGCCGCGTGTATTACCTCACCGGCGGCGGCTTGAAGAAGAAGCTGATGTCGGTCGGTTTGAACGGCGAGGACGAGCGCGAAGTCTTCAACCTCAAGTACGTCGACTCGATCAGCATCAGCCCCGACGGCAAGTGGGTCGCGTTCACCGAACTGTTCAACGCCTACGTCGCGCCGATGATGACCGGCAGCGGTTCGGTCGAACTCAGCCGCGACAGCAAGGCGCTGCCGGTCGCCCAGGTCAGCGCCGACGTCGGCAGCTATCTGCATTGGTCGGCCGATTCGAAGTCGCTGCACTGGATGGTCGGCAACCAGTACCACTCGCGTCCGCTGAACCAGGCGTTCGCGTTCCTGCCAGGCGCGCCGGCGACGATCGCCAAGCCCTCGTCCGACGAACGCGGCGTCGCGGTCGGGCTGGAGGTGCCGGTGTACGCGCCGAAGGACACCGTCGCCTTCACCCACGCGCGCGTGGTGACCATGCGCGATGCGGACAAGGCGCAGGAAGTCATCGAGGACGCGACCGTGGTCGTGCGCGGCGACGAGATCGTCGCGATCGGCCCGAGCGGCTCGGTCGCGGTGCCGGCCGGCGCGCGCAGCATCGACGCCAGCGGCAAGACCATCCTGCCGGGCTACATCGACGTGCACGCGCACGCCTCGCACTTCGGCCAGGGCGTGGTCCCGCAGCAGAACTGGGCGTACTACACCAACCTGTCGTTCGGCATCACCACCATGCACGACCCCTCGGCGACCACCGAGTTCGTGTTCTCCGAAGCCGAACTGGTCAAGGCCGGCAAGATGGTCGGCCCGCGCGTGTTCTCGACCGGCACCGTGCTGTACGGCGCCGACGGCGATTTCAAGGCGGTGGTCAATTCGCTCGACGACGCGCGCAGCCATCTGCGCCGGATGAAGGCCAACGGCGCGTTCTCGGTCAAGAGCTACAACCAGCCGCGGCGCGAGCAGCACCAGCAGATCAACCAGGCCGCGCGCGAGCTCGGCATGCTGGTGGTCGAGGAAGGCGGATCGACCTTCAACCACAACCTGCCGATGATCCTCGACGGCGCCACCGGCATCGAGCACAACATCCCGGTCGCGCCGTTGTACAAGGACGTGGTCGAGCTGTGGCGGCAGACCGACGTGCGCAACACGCCGACGCTGGTGGTCAGCTACGGCGGTTTGTCCGGCGAATACTGGTGGTACGCGCGCGACAACGTGTGGGAAGACAAGAAGCTCAACCGCTTCTTCCCGCGCGAGACCCTCGATGCGCGCTCGATCCGCCGCGAGACCGCGCCGGACTGGGATTACTGGCATGTGCAGGTGTCCAAGTCGGTCAAGAAGCTGCGCGACGCCGGGATCAAGATCCAGGTCGGCGGCCACGGCCAGTTGCAGGGCCTGTCGGCGAACTGGGAAATCTGGATGCTGACCCAGGGCGGCATGAGCAACTTCGAAGCGCTGCGCGCGGCGACCATCGACGGCGCCGACTACCTCGGCCTGTCGAAGTCGCTGGGCTCGCTGGAACCCGGCAAGAAGGCCGACCTGGTCGTGCTCAACAGCAATCCGCTGGAGAACATCCGCGCCACCATCGACACCCGCTATGTGATGGTCGACGGTCGATTGTTCGACGTCGACGCGGACATGGCGGAAATCGGCAACCAAGGCGAGAAGGCGCCGCTGTTCTATTGGCAGCGCCACCGCGACGGCCGCACCTTCGGCGCCGAATACGGGCCGACCTCGGTCTGCCATTGCCCGAAGGGCCACGGCCCGCATCCGGCGCACGAGGACGAGGCGGACTGA
- a CDS encoding GMC family oxidoreductase: MSIATPPGGFDVVIVGSGISGSIIAYQLGKAGKKVLILEGGPPVPKSREAYLQTFFTANAKTPESPYPPVLQGAGSAGNPLGQPDPATLNTPRYTVLQIGAWQNPKQCYFVYGAQAAIAATDPQMTFAFGSSYERVAGGTTWHWLGTSLMHLPNDFQLKTKYGQGVDWPGGIAFYNQLLPYYRAASDVIGVSSDRDPMVDLYKTFNVQPSGVYGPNYDFPMPGIVMSLNDALYQQKVTSLKVDGIPLFVTPTPQGRNSRPGKRRQCAGNTNCIPICPIQAKYDGTVTLAEALQTGNVQIQYQTVASNIRLSGSQVSGIDYLTYDTQTGPVSGRGTAVGKRYILAAHAIETPKLLLMSNGNPGFPNGVANGSGQVGRNLMDHVMYLAWGLAKDPIYAFRGPLSTSGIEAARDGAFRSQRAAYRIEIGNEGWNWAANDPNTTLADFVFGQNNSQLNGNSVNAQGQKLRFDPNLPAFSQLYGSKLVQTLNGVYIRQLRLGYLIEQLPDPDNRVTLSTQYKDHLGLPRPQVTYRIREDYVRNAFVSAKQVSTQIFQALGATEYTMPPADAVLSGSGASSSTFRYQGQNFVFYGAGHIIGTYRMGSSAANSVLNARQQSWDHENLYMVGSGVFPTTATANPTLTIAALALQAADNVLKDLG, encoded by the coding sequence ATGAGCATCGCGACGCCTCCCGGCGGTTTCGACGTGGTGATCGTGGGCTCGGGCATCTCCGGCTCGATCATCGCCTACCAACTCGGCAAGGCCGGCAAGAAGGTGCTGATCCTCGAAGGCGGGCCGCCGGTGCCCAAGAGCCGCGAGGCTTACCTGCAGACCTTCTTCACCGCCAACGCCAAGACCCCCGAATCGCCGTATCCGCCGGTGCTGCAAGGCGCCGGCAGCGCCGGCAATCCGCTCGGCCAGCCCGATCCGGCAACGCTCAACACGCCGCGCTACACGGTGCTGCAGATCGGCGCGTGGCAGAACCCGAAGCAGTGCTATTTCGTCTACGGCGCGCAGGCGGCGATCGCGGCGACCGACCCGCAGATGACGTTCGCGTTCGGCAGTTCCTACGAGCGCGTCGCCGGCGGCACCACCTGGCATTGGCTCGGTACTTCGCTGATGCACCTGCCGAACGACTTCCAGCTCAAGACCAAGTACGGCCAGGGCGTGGACTGGCCCGGCGGCATCGCGTTCTACAACCAGCTGTTGCCGTACTACCGCGCCGCGAGCGATGTGATCGGCGTGTCCAGCGACCGCGATCCGATGGTCGACCTGTACAAGACCTTCAACGTGCAGCCCAGCGGCGTGTACGGGCCGAATTACGATTTCCCGATGCCGGGCATCGTGATGTCGCTCAACGACGCGCTGTACCAGCAGAAGGTGACCTCGCTGAAGGTCGACGGGATCCCGTTGTTCGTGACGCCGACGCCGCAGGGCCGCAACTCGCGTCCGGGCAAGCGCCGCCAGTGCGCGGGCAACACCAACTGCATTCCGATCTGCCCGATCCAGGCCAAGTACGACGGCACCGTGACCCTGGCCGAGGCTTTGCAGACCGGCAACGTGCAGATCCAGTACCAGACCGTGGCCAGCAACATCCGCCTCAGCGGCAGCCAGGTCAGCGGCATCGACTACCTGACCTACGACACCCAGACCGGGCCGGTCAGCGGCCGCGGCACCGCGGTCGGCAAGCGCTACATCCTGGCCGCGCATGCGATCGAAACGCCGAAGCTGTTGCTGATGTCCAACGGCAACCCCGGCTTTCCCAATGGCGTGGCCAACGGTTCCGGACAGGTCGGGCGCAACCTCATGGACCACGTGATGTATCTGGCCTGGGGCCTGGCCAAGGATCCGATCTATGCGTTCCGCGGGCCGCTGTCGACTTCGGGCATCGAGGCCGCGCGCGACGGCGCGTTCCGCAGCCAGCGCGCGGCCTATCGCATCGAGATCGGCAACGAAGGCTGGAACTGGGCGGCCAACGATCCCAACACCACCCTGGCCGATTTCGTGTTCGGCCAGAACAACAGCCAGCTCAACGGCAATTCGGTCAACGCGCAGGGACAGAAGCTGCGTTTCGATCCGAACCTGCCGGCGTTCAGCCAGCTCTACGGATCCAAGCTGGTGCAGACGCTCAACGGCGTCTACATCCGCCAGTTGCGGCTCGGCTATCTGATCGAGCAACTGCCCGATCCCGACAACCGGGTGACGCTGTCGACCCAGTACAAGGACCACCTCGGCCTGCCGCGGCCGCAGGTGACCTATCGCATCCGCGAAGACTACGTGCGCAACGCCTTCGTGTCGGCCAAGCAGGTGTCGACCCAGATCTTCCAGGCGCTCGGCGCGACCGAGTACACCATGCCGCCGGCGGACGCGGTGCTCAGCGGCAGCGGCGCGTCGTCGTCGACGTTCCGCTACCAGGGGCAGAATTTCGTGTTCTACGGCGCCGGCCACATCATCGGCACGTACCGGATGGGCAGCAGCGCGGCCAATTCGGTGCTCAACGCGCGCCAGCAATCGTGGGACCACGAGAACCTGTACATGGTCGGCAGCGGCGTGTTCCCGACCACGGCGACGGCGAACCCGACCTTGACCATCGCCGCGCTGGCGTTGCAGGCGGCGGACAACGTGCTCAAGGACCTCGGCTGA
- a CDS encoding PLP-dependent aminotransferase family protein, whose protein sequence is MKRYQSLAHDLARSIRQGLLRPGQRLPSVRQASAARKLSPATVFQAYYLLEAQGLVRSKPRSGYYVAEAAQRLPPEPDTPSAPAGESRPVDVSALVFEVLESAMAREIVPLGSAFLSPALFPLAKLGRAMAHEAVHLDPRSTVDDLTPGNAELRRHIALRYRVEGVELGAQDLVICNGAIEALNLCIAATTQPGDAVLVESPCFYAALQTLERRGLRAVEVPTHPREGIELGALDAAIRRHAPKACWLMTSFQNPLGASLPEAKTRELVQLLARHELPLIEDDVYGELHFGARRPPPAKAFDTRGLVLHCSSFSKTLAPGYRIGWAAPGRYAQQVARLKLTNTLATCVPAQLAIARYLQRGGYERHLRGLRKTLAQQQAAYLDAVARHFPAGTRVTRPDGGYFLWIELPPGGDALALQRQAARSGISIAPGPMFSAERGYARCLRLNYGHPLDARIEQALATLGALSAASPG, encoded by the coding sequence ATGAAGCGCTACCAGTCCCTGGCCCACGACCTCGCCCGCTCGATCCGCCAGGGCCTGCTGCGCCCGGGCCAGCGGCTGCCGTCGGTGCGGCAGGCCAGCGCGGCGCGCAAGCTCAGCCCGGCCACGGTGTTCCAGGCCTACTACCTGCTCGAAGCGCAGGGGTTGGTGCGTTCGAAACCGCGTTCGGGCTATTACGTCGCCGAAGCCGCCCAGCGCCTGCCGCCGGAACCGGACACGCCGTCGGCGCCGGCCGGCGAATCGCGCCCGGTCGATGTCAGCGCGCTGGTGTTCGAGGTGCTGGAGTCGGCGATGGCGCGCGAGATCGTGCCGCTGGGCTCGGCGTTCCTGAGCCCGGCGCTGTTTCCGCTGGCCAAGCTCGGCCGGGCGATGGCGCACGAAGCCGTGCATCTGGACCCTCGCAGCACCGTCGACGATCTCACTCCCGGCAACGCCGAACTGCGCCGGCACATCGCCCTGCGCTATCGGGTCGAAGGGGTCGAACTCGGCGCGCAGGATCTGGTGATCTGCAACGGCGCGATCGAAGCGCTGAACCTGTGCATCGCCGCGACGACCCAGCCCGGCGACGCGGTGCTGGTCGAATCGCCGTGTTTCTACGCCGCGCTGCAAACCCTGGAGCGGCGCGGCCTGCGTGCGGTCGAGGTGCCGACCCACCCGCGCGAGGGCATCGAGCTCGGCGCGCTCGACGCGGCGATCCGCCGCCACGCGCCGAAGGCCTGCTGGCTGATGACCAGCTTCCAGAATCCGCTCGGCGCCAGCCTGCCCGAAGCCAAGACCCGCGAACTGGTGCAGTTGCTGGCGCGCCACGAGCTGCCGCTGATCGAAGACGACGTCTACGGCGAACTGCACTTCGGCGCGCGCCGGCCGCCGCCGGCCAAGGCCTTCGACACGCGCGGGCTGGTGCTGCACTGCTCGTCGTTTTCCAAGACCCTGGCGCCGGGCTACCGGATCGGCTGGGCCGCGCCGGGGCGTTACGCGCAGCAGGTCGCGCGGCTCAAGCTGACCAACACCCTGGCCACCTGCGTGCCGGCGCAGTTGGCGATCGCGCGCTACCTGCAACGCGGCGGCTACGAGCGCCACCTGCGCGGCCTGCGCAAGACCCTGGCGCAGCAGCAGGCGGCGTACCTGGACGCGGTGGCGCGGCATTTCCCCGCCGGCACCCGCGTCACCCGCCCCGACGGCGGCTATTTCCTGTGGATCGAGCTGCCGCCCGGCGGCGACGCGCTGGCCCTGCAGCGGCAGGCCGCGCGAAGCGGCATCAGCATCGCGCCGGGGCCGATGTTCTCGGCCGAACGCGGTTACGCGCGCTGCCTGCGGCTCAACTACGGCCACCCGCTCGATGCGCGGATCGAGCAGGCGCTGGCAACCTTGGGCGCGCTTTCGGCGGCTTCACCGGGGTGA
- a CDS encoding twin transmembrane helix small protein has product MKLLFVAGFLAVILYNLGAGLYYMLVDKGASKRTVNALTRRIGFSIALIALVIVGIATGVVQPHGVGV; this is encoded by the coding sequence ATGAAACTGCTGTTCGTCGCCGGTTTCCTCGCCGTGATCCTCTACAACCTGGGCGCCGGCCTGTACTACATGCTGGTCGACAAGGGCGCCAGCAAACGCACGGTCAACGCGCTCACGCGCCGGATCGGTTTTTCCATCGCCTTGATCGCGCTGGTGATCGTCGGCATCGCCACCGGGGTGGTGCAGCCGCACGGCGTCGGCGTCTGA